In Juglans microcarpa x Juglans regia isolate MS1-56 chromosome 1S, Jm3101_v1.0, whole genome shotgun sequence, the genomic stretch ATCTCTGCACTACCTACTTAGATGGCAACCTCAGCTACAATGCAATCCATCTTGTCGAGCAATTTGAGTACCCGTCTTACAAACAGGCCCAGGGTGAACCAGTTTCTTCCCAATGCTAATCATGTGCTCCGTTTGCCGAGAAACACATGCATGAGGGTTCGCTGCAAGGCAAACGAGGTCTCAAGCTTGATCTCTGTTTTGATAGGAAATTAGTTTTACTGTTATAGCTTATCATGTTAGGAGTGAACTTAAACTTACGTACGATTCCTTGctgcttctttttatttttttttggcaggAGCAGCAGGCCTCACCACCACGTTATACACCACAGCCACCCAAGGTAGCGACCTTAATCCCGGGAAGGGTTTGATTTAGGGTTCTGGAGTATGTATGGGTACAGATAAACGTTGTTAGATCTAGCATTTTGACTGCATGTTTTGCTGTGAACAGGTGATCAGTACAAAGTTCTCCGACGTGCTGGCATTCAGTGGACCGGCACCGGAGAGGATCAACGGCAGGCTAGCGATGATCGGCTTCGTCGCGGCGATGGCGGTGGAGGTATCAAGGGGGCAGGATCTGTTCGCGCAGATATCAGATGGTGGGATCCCATGGTTCTTAGGAACCAGTATTTTGCTGTCGTTTGCATCTCTGATTCCTCTGTTCAAAGGGGTGAGCGTGGAGTCGAAGTCGAAGGGGTTCATGACCTCAGATGCTGAGCTTTGGAATGGGAGGTTCGCCATGTTGGGTTTGGTTGCACTTGCCTTTACTGAGTTTGTTAAAGGTGGAGGAACGATTGTGTAGGCCTTTTTTTCTCCACCCTTGAATAATACAAGTGATGATCCCATGTaactcttttcctctctttatATGGGATCCCATATATGTAATTCTAGAAAGcaagtaataatttttatataaaataatttattacttgtaTAATCGGATTCCAGTGCATTAAAATACAAACGAAATGTTAGATACTGCAACGTCAATTTACTACAATTATGATATCACTCATCAgtctataaatttattatcgTAAATAATAAAGATTGATTTAAtgactaataaataaatttttgaggTTATCCATTGGATTAGCGGCCGATGCTATGATTCCCCTCTAAGCTGGCACCATTGTACGGAGACTTGTAGTGGTGAAATCAGATGACAGCATAGCCTATAGACTTCAGCCACGTACTGTATTGttaatatagtattttattattatctattaattattatatttaaggATACATGAATAATATCACACAGagaatgtaatatatataaccctgagttttagtttttaaaaactAGTGTAAGatcaaaataatcataacaaaattcaaatatatcgGGCTTTTATATTAATTGTATGTTAATAAACAAACCTTCTTATAGGAATTATCGTGAGAACATAGTTTAAAACTTAGGTCCGGTTTAGattcataattcatctcattaatattctctactatttacaattcatttcattattatttatagttcaTCTCTACTAATTATTTTGCATTTGCTATTGAGCTTGTgatctaatctaatctaatctaattGTACTCtcgttttaaatattttataaaaatatataaatatttttatagtcaattctttaattattaactaaataaataaataaaatttaaaatgccTGAACAGTCAAACTTAAGAAATCCGTTTAGATACAGAGGTGTCCTCATCTCTATCTAATCtaatttaactaataattttattactatttataaataatatagcAAACAAGCATCTTCCAAACCTATTATACATGTGACACACGTATCTCGGAATTATGAGACGCAAAcaatatatgttaaaaaaatattatacgaGAATAATAGAGTAAACAATTTAGCATGTAAAACTATTATCCAtccattcaaaaaatataaaaaaatgttattcattCTTTTTCAGGAACAAAAAAATGCTATTCCTACACTAATAGACAATATCATTGATGTGATAGATGCCCTATTGAGTATtggttataaatatttaaatttaaaagttagattacaacttttaataaatatactCACATTAATAATGTCGTAAGCGTTATGATGGGATGTTGCAATTAGgactcatttattttcacaaaaattttcaactcattttattttatttaattattataatttttttaaatttttacataaaataaaataaataattcactatttttaaattctaaaataaaaataatattaaaaaatacattctaataatattttattcaatttttaacttttatgtcacctcatctgcgaaaacaaacgaaacctaaCATTACTGAAAAGTAATAACACTGTGCACCTTAGCATTGTAAgatagaaaaattcttcttatcagtcactattcacggccactccacacttcacaccctataaaaaacactctcatatcttatgaaaaacgATAAATTCTATGCATCACCTACTATTGGCTTTCATACCCTATACtaatagttcttttttttttttatagggtgcAGGAGTGTTTTTTATTAAGTGTGAGGtagtgaatagtgattgataaaaaaaatttatgaaaaatacatatacactctataaaaaaactataggtGTAAGGTGTTAGAGTGAATAATAGCTGATGCATAGTAAATCCCTATAAGATAATAAGAGACCTTTGTCAAATCAATGgcctttctcaaattattataacttGAGGGTCAAGATAAAACCAGATACAGAGGTAAAGCAgtttctataatatttattattaatttaatactatatatatacacacacaataaatattataagcaACATCTCATGTATTGTTTTCACTGATCATGAAATTCTAAAAGTGAAAATTATCTTTTACCCTTCTTGTCACTAGTGTCAAAGTGAAGGTGAAATttcataatagaaaaattaacaactgaaattattaaattgacACGTTGTGCCATTAAATTGACACGTTTTGACATGCTATTCattaagttgaataaaaatagcTAATGTAGCATAATATTGATAGTCGAATCTTAAAGAATAGTGCAAAATGTCAAATCTTaatagtttgaaaatacattttACGAATTTTAATCATTTACGGTGCAAACTATAAAGTCCATGCCATTTAGAAGTGCATGTAAAGtgtatctatttaaaaaaacaccccccccccccccccaaaaaaaaaaaaaagaactacatTCCTACGATGCTAGGCATCTCTatggttgttttaatattagCTTTAGGGGCTATTGGTACACAATGAAAACACTCAATTTCCTTTGTCCCTCACAAACTTATTGGACAAATACTCTCATTAGAGTGTTACCATATTGCTGAAGTTCTGTTCAAATTTcgtctcttttttttcttcatttttctacaTCAACATCTTGAATCTGTGCAATAGGTACTGCACAATCATTCACACCTTCCTTTTCCATTATAGCATCTTGATCTTGCAACTTAGCAGTGGTATCATGGGATGGAGGGGCCCTATTACCAAATTCCCAGAGTGGGACTTGGCAACCAGGGACTAGAGGTAAGCTTCATTTTTCCAACCCTTTTCGAATTAAGTCAATCTCCGATTGCAGATCATGGATACCTAGTCTGACTCAACTGTAAATGTGTgattgtattaattaataaatttctcaACAAATCACACTGTGATGATCATCGTAGCCAAAAATAACGCCGTCTTGGTTCATGCAAGATTTTTTTCCCCCTCCTTTTTTGGGTCTAATCTATAACACCCGGACTCAGCACCAAGTCTAGGCCAAGCTGCATTCTATAAATTGTTTTGGGTTAATATGTATGAAAATCTCACTTAAGTTTTAGTAAGTAATTTTTTGAGTAGGGTATaggcccaaaatttattttggcaagagtatggatttttttttatggcctgataattaagttaaaatcttttaatgtaCTAAGTGGATTTTTGCCCTCAAAATTTATGGGACAAgtgtatacttttttttaagttgagtcaAGGCCCAAAACTTAGGGAAAAAatccattaattattttcacataCTACCCAAAAACGTAGGCCCAAATACTTGAAATGGACCCCACC encodes the following:
- the LOC121245890 gene encoding early light-induced protein 1, chloroplastic-like — its product is MATSATMQSILSSNLSTRLTNRPRVNQFLPNANHVLRLPRNTCMRVRCKANEEQQASPPRYTPQPPKVISTKFSDVLAFSGPAPERINGRLAMIGFVAAMAVEVSRGQDLFAQISDGGIPWFLGTSILLSFASLIPLFKGVSVESKSKGFMTSDAELWNGRFAMLGLVALAFTEFVKGGGTIV